The Acidimicrobiales bacterium genome has a window encoding:
- a CDS encoding enoyl-CoA hydratase, translating into MTTSRNDLVLIDKPRPHTTVITLNRPERMNSMAFHLMVPLHEAFEEVAADNDTWTVVLTGEGRGFCSGADTSDDGGPPPNIDGMTLTRIASKAMSVLADLVPAMQRMPQPVICAINGAAIGGGMCLTLGADIRLAGESAYFRAAGINNGLTATELGLSFLLPRAIGSSRAMEIMLSGRDVDAHEAANIGLVSRVVPDEDLLTEALDLADQINGWSTHGTQLTKRTMWAGLEMGSLRAAIEMETHTQLYIRLTTKNFEEGVRARKEGRAPDFQD; encoded by the coding sequence GGCCCCACACCACGGTGATCACGCTGAACCGCCCCGAGCGAATGAACTCGATGGCCTTTCACCTGATGGTCCCGCTGCACGAGGCGTTCGAGGAAGTCGCAGCCGACAATGACACGTGGACGGTCGTGCTCACCGGCGAGGGGCGTGGCTTCTGCTCGGGCGCCGACACCTCCGACGACGGCGGCCCCCCGCCGAACATCGACGGCATGACCCTCACCCGCATCGCCAGCAAGGCGATGTCGGTGCTGGCCGATCTCGTGCCCGCGATGCAGCGCATGCCCCAGCCGGTGATCTGCGCGATCAACGGCGCGGCCATCGGCGGCGGCATGTGTCTCACCCTCGGGGCCGACATCCGTCTGGCCGGCGAATCGGCCTATTTCCGCGCCGCAGGGATCAACAACGGCCTCACCGCCACCGAGCTCGGCCTCAGCTTCCTGCTGCCGCGGGCCATCGGTTCGTCGCGAGCGATGGAGATCATGCTGTCGGGTCGCGACGTCGACGCCCACGAGGCCGCGAACATCGGTCTCGTCTCCCGGGTCGTGCCCGACGAGGACCTGCTCACCGAGGCCCTCGACCTCGCCGACCAGATCAACGGCTGGAGCACCCACGGCACCCAGCTCACCAAGCGGACGATGTGGGCCGGCCTCGAGATGGGCAGTCTGCGGGCGGCGATCGAGATGGAGACCCACACCCAGTTGTACATTCGCCTGACCACGAAGAACTTCGAGGAGGGTGTGCGGGCTCGCAAGGAAGGCCGCGCGCCGGACTTCCAGGACTGA
- a CDS encoding CoA transferase, translating to MSDGRNTTGPMEGVKVLDISIALTGPYAAALLADQGAEVIKVERPGIGDIARYVGVSVNGMSSLYLVCNRGKRSIAVDMQTPEGAEIVRRLAADVDVVIQNFRPGVMDRLGLGYDDVRKDNPDVVYVSLSGFGSEGPYRDRSAYDTVIQSYAGLAANQADPDDGVPTFLRQTAADKVTALYATQAVTAALFARATGRGGQHVELSMTDAVVSFLWADAAANEVLLDADHSQHSSFVAGFRPMRFLDGWGIVTPTSDHDFAGMCKALDVEGWDDPRIATIHERTKNRDVLEPVMDMVYAMAANRTMAEATERFEAERVPFSMILTPEDITKDPHAVAIGLFEEADHHVVGRTRLPRHPGQFSETPAQVTGDSPALGQHTDEILAELGMADEITGLRERSVIS from the coding sequence ATGAGCGACGGCAGGAACACCACCGGACCCATGGAGGGTGTGAAGGTGCTCGACATCTCGATCGCCCTCACCGGGCCCTACGCGGCGGCGTTGCTCGCCGATCAAGGGGCCGAGGTCATCAAGGTCGAGCGGCCGGGCATCGGCGACATCGCCCGCTACGTCGGTGTGTCGGTCAACGGAATGAGTTCCCTCTACCTGGTCTGCAATCGGGGCAAGCGGTCGATCGCGGTCGACATGCAGACGCCCGAGGGGGCCGAGATCGTCCGTCGTCTCGCGGCCGACGTCGATGTGGTGATCCAGAACTTCCGGCCCGGGGTGATGGACCGCCTCGGCCTCGGCTACGACGACGTCAGGAAGGACAATCCCGACGTGGTCTACGTCTCGCTCTCCGGCTTCGGCTCCGAGGGTCCCTATCGGGACCGGAGTGCGTACGACACCGTGATTCAGTCCTACGCCGGGCTCGCCGCGAACCAGGCCGACCCCGACGACGGCGTGCCCACGTTCCTCCGTCAGACGGCGGCCGACAAGGTGACCGCGCTCTACGCGACGCAGGCGGTCACCGCGGCGCTGTTCGCCCGCGCCACCGGTCGAGGTGGCCAGCACGTCGAGCTGTCGATGACCGACGCGGTGGTGTCGTTCCTCTGGGCCGACGCGGCGGCCAACGAAGTGCTGCTCGACGCCGACCATTCCCAGCACTCGAGCTTCGTCGCCGGGTTTCGTCCCATGCGGTTCCTCGACGGATGGGGCATCGTCACCCCCACGTCGGATCACGACTTCGCGGGCATGTGCAAGGCGCTCGACGTCGAAGGCTGGGACGATCCCCGCATCGCCACGATCCACGAGCGGACCAAGAACCGGGACGTGCTCGAGCCGGTCATGGACATGGTCTACGCGATGGCCGCCAACCGCACGATGGCGGAAGCCACCGAGCGGTTCGAGGCCGAGCGGGTGCCGTTCTCGATGATCCTGACCCCCGAGGACATCACGAAGGATCCCCACGCCGTCGCGATCGGCCTGTTCGAGGAGGCCGACCATCATGTCGTCGGCCGCACCCGCCTCCCGCGGCACCCCGGCCAGTTCAGCGAGACGCCGGCGCAGGTCACCGGCGACTCGCCGGCGCTCGGCCAACACACCGATGAGATCCTCGCTGAACTCGGCATGGCCGACGAGATCACCGGGCTGCGGGAACGGTCCGTCATCAGCTGA
- a CDS encoding mechanosensitive ion channel family protein, with product MFAESDLTPTLADDLTAWDWGQAAIVLVAAVVLARVLRIVIRRAFARSPADDFLGDLIGRIAAYVTVAVGIVYSLEGLGVAIAPILGALGIAGIAIAFALQDILENFVAGIILQLRRPFTAGDEIESCDHEGTVASVDARTVTVRTPDGELVRLPSAEVIKNPIINHTALGRRRTTVDVGVAYGTDLDMAARVAAEAAAGAEGVRSWPEPDALVHTFGESSIDIAVRFWHEPTILARWQTRDSVVRAIARAFDDNQITIPFPQRVLHPAPTESPSGGD from the coding sequence ATGTTCGCCGAATCCGATCTCACCCCGACGCTTGCTGATGATCTGACGGCGTGGGATTGGGGCCAGGCAGCCATCGTCCTGGTGGCGGCAGTGGTGCTGGCCCGGGTGCTGCGGATCGTCATACGACGGGCCTTCGCCCGCAGCCCGGCCGATGACTTCCTCGGCGATCTGATCGGGCGGATCGCGGCCTACGTGACGGTGGCGGTCGGCATCGTCTACTCCCTCGAAGGACTCGGGGTCGCCATCGCGCCGATCCTCGGCGCCCTGGGCATCGCCGGCATCGCCATTGCGTTCGCGCTCCAGGACATTCTCGAGAACTTCGTGGCCGGCATCATCCTCCAGCTCCGTCGGCCGTTCACCGCGGGCGACGAGATCGAGTCATGTGATCACGAAGGAACCGTGGCCTCGGTCGACGCCCGCACCGTCACCGTACGAACGCCCGACGGCGAGCTGGTGCGACTGCCGAGTGCCGAGGTGATCAAGAATCCGATCATCAATCACACCGCCCTCGGTCGTCGGCGCACGACGGTCGACGTCGGCGTCGCCTACGGCACCGATCTCGACATGGCTGCGCGGGTTGCGGCAGAAGCGGCGGCTGGTGCCGAGGGGGTCCGGTCGTGGCCCGAACCGGATGCGCTCGTCCACACCTTCGGCGAATCGAGCATCGACATCGCCGTGCGGTTCTGGCACGAGCCGACGATCCTCGCCCGTTGGCAGACACGAGACAGTGTGGTCCGCGCGATCGCGCGAGCGTTCGACGACAACCAGATCACGATCCCGTTCCCGCAGCGGGTCCTCCACCCTGCGCCGACCGAGTCGCCGTCGGGCGGCGACTGA